GTCAAATTTGGAGACGTTCAGGACGCATTGCAGCCATTCAACTGCAAACGCCTGCTCCTCGGAACAGCGCAAGCGTTTGTCAGGTCTGAAGATGGTTTAAATTCGTGGATGGTGTTGCGTGATCGACTGCTTGGTGAGTTTAGTAGCCGTCTAATGACAGCCGATGTCCACCGACTGCTCTCCACCTAATGTAAAACGACAGGACGAGACGTTGCTGCAGTACCTGTACCGCATGCATGAACTGGCGATGCAAGTGGGTGTCCCCGACGACTCGCTCATGGACTACATAATTTGCGGTATTCCGGACGCTGTCGTCAATAAGAGTGTGCTGTACGGGGCCTCGTCCAtccttgaatttaaaattaagttggaGTTGTACAAAAGAACGTGCGAAAGGCGGGAAGTCGAATCCAAGGATACGACCACAGCGAAGCAAATATCCACGACACCCGCAGCTGCTTCAGAAGTTAGATGCTACAATTGTGGTGGTCGAGGGCATCAATCTCGCGAGTGTCCCGATGCTGAAAAAGGACCCAAATGTTTTGCTTGCAGAGCGTATGGGCACATGTCGTCTTCGTGTCCGGTCAAGTCAGAAACCCAGTGAACATGCCCAACTGGTCGTCAAGGTAGATCTGCCGATGTCTACAAGGTCAGCGCTTACGATACTGATGGTAGAATCATTAAATCTGTTTGTATCCTAGGTTATGAGGCGTTAGCCCTCGTTAACACTGGGTGTGACGTAAATCTATGCCATGAGTAATTTCTGAGAAGGTTGAGTGGCGTACATAGTGTCACGAGTCGTATGCAATTGAGTGGACCAGCTGACACGTGCTTTCATACGGTGCATCGTTTTAGATGTGAGCTTAAAGTAGACGGGGAAAGCTATCGGGTCGATATATATTCTGTGCCGGACAGCACCATAGAGTATGATGTCATTTTAGGCCGGACATTGTTCCAGACTAATGCTGTCTTGAGGGTGAGCCCACAATCAGTGACCATCACCCATGTCGATACCGCCTAGCAGTTGATGAACATTAACGCTAATGTTAACGAGTTGGATATCGGCGTGAGAACTTCGTCATTTATGGTACAAGAGTTGGTAGATACTTATTGCCCGGCGCAGGGTATTACAGCGCCAATGAAGACCGTCATTGTATTGAAGGATGAGGTCCCGGTATTCCAACGACCTAGGGGATTGGCACCGCTAGAAAAGATAGCAGTGGACAAACAGATTCGGGAGTGGCTGTCTGAGGGCATCATTCGTCCTAGTTGCTCGGAATACGCCAGTCCGGTAGTGTTGGTGAAAAAGAAGGACAATGGTCGCTCCGGCTCTGCATCGATTATCGGTTGAAAGGCTCAACACAGTGATAATAAATGTCTTAGCAAAAATGAGTTTGGAGAAACCAGATCAATGGTACCGACAGGTGCCCAGGGTACAATTGGCTCTAAATGGATCATATCAACGTTCCATTGGTATGACTCCATTTAAGTTAGTCTTTGGTGTTGAGATGAATCACCCGGAGTATCAATCAATAAGGGAAGTTGTCGAGTATGAATATGTAAGATGGCATGAGGAAAAACAGGAGGAAAACAGACAGCTGGCCAAGTCGCAGATCCTGAAGGTACAGATACAACAACAGCACACCTTCACTAAGTTTAGGAAGGATGCCATTAGTTACTCTATTGGTGACCTAGTTGCCATAAAGAGGACACAGTTCTTGCCAGCATCCAAGTTGTATAGAACGTTTTTAGGGCCGTATCGTATAACTGGGCGTGAGGGGAATGAATGCTACAAGCTGACAAAACTTGGTGCACACGAAGGTCCTAAGCAAACGTACTCCTGTGCGGAGTACATGAAACCATGGCACTCTAGCAACCAGGACCAGACTGAGGAGGAGTCGGTTGAAGAAAATGAAGATGTAGCTTCTGAGACAGATGCTGCTCATGGTGGGAGAGTGTGGGGTGGTGACACTGCACATGAGCAGATGGGTCTACCTGGTGCGAGCAATGCAGTGGCAAGTGAGAGTGGTGTGTCGACTCAGTGAGCAGCGAGCTGTAAATGTTGTGATGAGTGACGATCGTGCCGAACCGTTgcctattagtatttatttgattGTACCGAACCGTTACctattaatgtaaatatgatGTAAATGTTGTCGTTATTCAGGCCGTTGCAATTAAGTgttcctataatttattatccgtTGTTATTCAGTTATTCTCTACCAAATCCCACATCCCCAAGACCCTTTGAGATCCTTGATACATCTAAGTtagacattaaattaataaaaagctATAAGCTTGAGTTcacacaaaaaattataatacaatactcaCGGATGCTAACTGGAAAGCTAAATTTCTTTGGCGCCATTGAATCAAATCCTAAATCAAAAAACATGTCAATTCACGCTGGGTG
This window of the Acyrthosiphon pisum isolate AL4f unplaced genomic scaffold, pea_aphid_22Mar2018_4r6ur Scaffold_21466;HRSCAF=24055, whole genome shotgun sequence genome carries:
- the LOC103311457 gene encoding CCHC-type zinc finger protein CG3800-like, which codes for MHELAMQVGVPDDSLMDYIICGIPDAVVNKSVLYGASSILEFKIKLELYKRTCERREVESKDTTTAKQISTTPAAASEVRCYNCGGRGHQSRECPDAEKGPKCFACRAYGHMSSSCPVKSETQ